Genomic window (Drosophila sulfurigaster albostrigata strain 15112-1811.04 chromosome 2R, ASM2355843v2, whole genome shotgun sequence):
CTAAACAAAACTCTTTAGAAAAGTTGCTAAATAAAAGGCAGTATCTCCTCTCTTGTTTTAACAGCCAGGTTCAGTTGAGTGTTAAGAAATCGTAAGCAATCTTAAACAATTTTCCGCATcgcaaatttattatttgtgaaataaaaacgCAGTCTTAAACGATCAATATGTTTTGGCCATAACAAGTGCCAGTTGTTATGCCTCAAGACTTTCGTGTGCTGCTTTCGTTGCAACAAGtacttttcttgttgttggagttggagttttCCCATGGCTGCAATTCGAACTGTAGCAATTGGCAACGtggcatattttgcatataattGGCAATAAAACTTCATGTTAATGTGCAATTAATCATATTAGCAATTAACTTTATGCTGTTTCTGCTGCGCTGCACGAGATCGTCGCCGATCTTCGATGATCGTGTCGCAAACTCGCTTAGATGCCAATGTCAGTGGCATATGCAGTTATCCCCCCTCTCCACACTGTTCACCTGCCACAGTGTCTCCCTTTTTGCAACGTAGTTGTTGCCTCTTCCCGTGGCTCGATCCCGTTTTCAATTCCCATCTTGCTCCCAGGCTGAGCTGGgccaattttcaaaatttatatctATGTACGAAACGCCAACAAGTTGGCCGCGATCTGTGTTTTGGCTAAATTGAAAAAGCGTACGGAAGCCGAGAGTCGAGagttttgcacacacacacacacacacatacacacacagatgtgTTGCAAGTTGAGTGcataaaatttaagtattatgATCGTACATTGCTTGGTTGTCGTTTTACGAGGCAGTAAACTGGCGCAAAACAAACgcatattaaatgcaaaaataaaacagagaaagttcaattaaaatcaaggCTATGAGATACCCTAAAAGCGTGAACAGAAAAGCTTTAGAAATTTTagagaattattttaaattaaaaggcACTGAAAGAAGCGTGAGCAGAAacttcaaataataaacagatgcttttaatttaaaattttatttctatttccagTCAAACGTTTATAGggtatttaaatgaaaaaacaatGTGGCAGGCAGCAACTAGTTAGCCATCAATTAATCAGCCATGCGTAACGCCATTTGGCACTAAGCGGGGCCTCCACACAATTGACAGCCAATAATCGTTAATTGTTTTCcagtttttctttattttctctcctatttatttttggttggtGTATTGTTAACCCTTTTGACGACCAtccattgtttattttttttttatttcgcttttagGGGATTCACAGCATGTGTGCTTTGAGTGTCTTCAAGTGTCTTTTCATTAGAGTTCTTTCTTCATCGGCAAAGTGCCGAATATTGTAGTCTTTGGCTACTGGGCATGCGTCTTCTTTTAGCCATAATTAATAACTGTTAACTTACTTAGCGGTCGTATTGTGGCAACTAATGAATCGCATTTCCATATAACTCTGCCGTTTCATATCTGCCGGAATGCGGCGTGAAGCGTGCGACAAGCTTAAAGAACTTGTTAGCGAATTGATTAATGTCTTCTCCACAGACTGTTGTCCCCAAAAGCAACTAACTCTGATGTTTGCGACGGCTACCaaaatctattatttattCCACGACAAATGCGATTTATTAAAGCGCAAATAAGCCGAAGATTCAATTTAtgaattgcattaaatatttccatatttaacttttttgtttctattttatttacaggTTTGTTGTTTCAATATTGAGTTATTGTTTTCCATAAATGTGAAGTGAGTAAGTTTTAATCTTTTATcatgatttcaatttacaatattatttatcatctttaaataattttgtgtttgaaatttgtctatttaatatttaagtttcaGAGgatttttttggggttttgaCTTTCTTgtgcttttgattttcatctgcgcacaaaaatatgcaacactttttgtgtGTCGCAATCTTCTCGTCCGTTTGTCCGTTGAGCGATTTTAATTTCCACATCATTCTCATTTTTAGTTTGGGTTGGCACTTTTAACTCAATGTCTGCCGAACAAATTTAGAAAAACGCTCAATTACATTTCACTTTCCAAGGGAAGGCCGCACAGCATTGCGCCGTGCCTTCCGACAGGCACAACAAACATGTGTGTGCCagccactctctctctctctctctctctctctctctctcagaaGCGTTTAGTGGGTTATACAATGTGTATTCCTCATGAACACAGTGTCGTATATATTCCAATTGTAATTTGACTGCGGAAATTTTGCTGTTTAGGAACGGAATCCGATGGGATTGGTTCGGCATCCTTAGCTTTTTATGATCtaacaattatttaactaacttttattttgattataaaactcgtgaataagaaaatatttcattattattatttaattattcataattattattagttcATATTAATAAAGTAGGCTTAAAGTTCGAGTAAAAATAAGTAATGAACTgctctttaaataaaatgtgtcaTAAGATTGAAATCAATGACAAATAAAAGACTTTTCGGCAATGAAACTAATAAAACACTAGTTGAAAGATcctaaaagaaataaatggGCGGAACTCTCGAGAAAATGGCAATGACATGTCCTTCTGAAATTCCCTTAATTTTCGTGTCACGTCGTGCTCAGAAATACCGTTGGGTTAttccagcaaaaaaaaaaaaaaaaaaatgctcaTTGAGGGGGACGAGCAACTAGCATCAGAGCAACACAGTGGCACACTCGGTTGAATTCGTTTCATTCTGGGCCTCATTTAATTGAAGAGATTTATTTGTCGAGCGCTGAGCATAATGTTCAGTTGCGATCCGACGACAGACCCCatcgaaccgaaccgaactcAACTGAATTCGTATTTCGTATGAAAGCAATCGCGTCTACGCGTTAGTTTTGCTGTCTCTGGCTCGCtctaaaacaacaactgcgtaCTAtacttatatagtatagtacacattaaaaaatacataaaataattataacagTGAAATGAACGagaaacaattattattactaaataCACGTTcgcaataaacattttgattgAATTACTATTCGTGTGCTGCCTTTCTGTATTCAGAGTGCAGTGCAGTGTGTGTTTGAACAGAGTCAAGTGTGCAGTTAGTTTTCTCGAGTGCCGCGGAAATATTTCTGGAATTTTAAGTGGACCGCTAAAAGTGCTgaataaataacacaaaactAAAGTGTATAACAACAGAAAAtcagaacaaaacaaaaggaaaatacTTTTAAGTAAAACGTGACACAAATTTTGGATACGAGATTTAGCAATCGCTGAGGTAAGTTTGCTCTCATTCTCTAAATCTATTGTGTAAACTTTTCTATAttcgtgtgtgtgagtgtttgttattattttaaatagtttttatgtgtgtatgtgtgtgtgtggagtgcaGTGCGTAGCTTTTTCGTTTGCGTAATTGcgaaaattatttgtttagaCCACTTTTTGATTGACCGCACAGCAATTTGACTTTTTTAACCCagtcttttttgtttgttttatttgttgttgttgttcttgttgttgttatatatTTGGGGGGGAAACAAATGGCAGCAACTATTATATTGTGGCCCCAACCAATTTGTGTGCTTGCCTTCGTCGCAGTCAATCGTTCAATTATCAAAACTGTTTTTATATGCCCCTTCAACCTATTTAAAAAGGGGGCGGCATGgggcgcaacagcaacaacaacaagagcatcAACACAACAAGTTTCCCCATCCAACGGCACATGCCACAAATTTTATGCTTTATGACCAAATGAAAGCACTTTTTCTGTGTTGTTATGTAGTTGTTCTCTTTCCGAATTACTGCTAGTTATTTGGTTTTTCCCATGAATTTTCCAACTTCATCTCTTTAGTTTTTTCCACATATAGTAcggttgccactgctgctgtgttgtttATCAACACATATCGGTGGAAGCGTCGGCATTATTCCCGCACGAGAGCGATATGAACATGCAATATTTTTCTCGCCgcataaacaaacatttttaaattatctgTCTGTACAAGTTAACTCGCATGTGTCTGAACTGTCGGGGCAGCTTTACGCCACATTGCTGTGCTTCTGTTTCACATACCCTGTACTTATAAAACGTAAATGGAGTCGATTTAGTGGCAGGCACATAACATCTGGAAATTTGAGAAACCCTAAAAGAATTCATTAACGAACtgaagtaaatatataaagttcttactttataaatacttttgtatattaaaattacgAGGTATCTGTTAGTCGTTCTTCCTCTACCTTTACAATTATTACTTGTTGCTTCTGTTTTGTAGCCTCTGGCAGTCGCTGGCTTGTTCCATTTCAATGTAGATCGTCACAGATCCATTTGTTTAGCTATTTGTTGAGCTGTAACACTTTTGTTTAGCTTGTCCGATGGGTAGAtcgtttacacacacactcacacgcacacccacATCGACCACAACAATTAACAATCAACAAACACGCACGCACACCTGagcaatttatttagttcACAACCTTCAGGAACTCACGTATTCGCGTGCATATTTGAATTTCCAAATGCAACGAACcaatccaaaaataaaaacaaaattgcacaCTTCGATTgttataaaatcaatttataggTTTGAACGTTAACGAAATAATTTGTGCAAAACTGATTTGAACTTGAAATTATGGCTGGGCAATTTGCGAAAGTAGAATTCAACACTCAATGCTCAATTGTTGAGGTGTgagaaaaatattgtttatttgccaAATACTGCCAAATCATTTGTCTATTTTTGGCGCCGGCCAGCACaggaaatatattatagacGCCGAATATTAGGTACGAAGGTCACATCGGGTTCGGGTGCGGATGTTTTACAAGATAACTTGTGTCGTCTCTGACGTGATCAGGAAACTCGTGGCGGGCAACCCTTCCGACTGACTACAAATGCATATGGCCCAGACTCGTGCGCGACTCTTTTGGGGAAACAGACGACGCATcgacacacacatgcaacacacatGTGGTTCGAACGACAAACACAGAAATCGAGGCAAGGCACAGGCACAGAACCAGACCCAGACCCGACCCGATAGTAGGTAAGACCCAGAGAAGAGAGACCCTGGATGTCCCGCCCCTGGATATTGTTGATATTGATGATGTGCCCACATGTCAGACAGGGCGAGGCACAAGGCAAGAGACGCTTCGCGAAGTCCCTTGACTCGTCGAATGACAACAATAGCGCACCAAATGCGACTCGAAACAATATTTTCCCTTGTCTTCTTCCAATACGATCTGTTTTTGGAAAGGAGACGGGCAACTTTTAGCGATGTTTGTTACCCTGTAAAATTAACATcagtcaaaaatatttcaaaatttcgtTTTAAATGCGTAAGATttctttaagaaattttacagTATTTTATGGAAAAATTGAGAATGttgaaaatactaaagattttaaaattgattaaaaattcttGATCTTAATTGCATCCATTTAAAACGTTATAAGGAAAtcttcaaaaattcaaaactcaaaaatgccagctaaattaaaagaaaattttcaGTAGCAGTATTTTCAGAATactaaatactttataaaatctaaaaatctTCGAAAATCCTAATCAACtaccaaaataacaaaaatttagcAGTATTTTTAGAATACTAAATTCTTCATAAAATACggcaaattttcttttactttggtgtagtgaatttgaatttttgaagattttcactttacatttttttacatttaatttgaattttcgaaGATTTTGacttcacatttttttttgtacatttaatttgaattttcgaacattttcacttatttattttcaagtattttatgaaatatttaatattgtgaaaatactgctaaattttttttaatttagttggaATTTAATTCGAATTTTTGAAGATCAATCAATCTGCTGTTgagtatttaataattgttaaGTTAATGAAATTACAGGGTAACTTTTGGTCGTGCATTTGACCTGCtgaatgtttgtttttaatttcttttaatttctgtTGCCTCTGTGGCACAGATGTGGGCTGGAAAGATCAGTTGAGAGCACATTGAGAGCGACTGTGTCTGTTTTAATTAAGCGAGAGTCGAACTCGCGGGAATGAGAACAGCGAGGGTAGTAGTGGGGGGCAGAAGAGACTAAGAGAGAATgagagggagagtgagtgCATCGACACGCATATGTGAAAAATTAAGGCTGTCTGAAAGCGAAAAAGGCGCAAAAGATGCGGGAGAAGCGAAGGCAAcgatcgtcgtcgtcgattTGAATGCCCACCCGGCAAAAATACCCAgcatacactcgcacacacactccgacacacacacagacaattgAGTGCGTTTGTTCGCTACAACAACATACATTGAATTTAacggcaaaaaaaagaaaaacggaAAGAATAACATAAAAGTGGAAGCAGGGCCACTAAATTGAGTCGTTTGAGGCGCAGTCGCAGTAGAAGTCACAGTGAGTAGGACGCGTTGtcagttgttggtgttgctgtcggttgttgttgctgttgttgctgctgctgctgttgagtgTTGAGCGTAGGAGCAGCATCTGTGTGTCTGGTGATCAAAAGTCTCTGCTGAATTTAGAACAGTTTTCAAACGGCACTGCGGAAATTCACAACGTACATTTCGAATAGCGCGCGTTGctactaaacaaaaaaaaaaaatatatcgcaGAATCTATATCGCACCCTCAACACCATATAGAAGAGCTTTATTGTTCTCCATACACAGTACGATTCTCTTACTCTGCCTGCCTTTCGCTCTgttgtgtatctgtgtgtttttgtgcaaAAAATAGAACATTATCGAAAAAGTAGCTGCCATTTAAATGAACTACATGCAGCTGTAGAATGTGTCTGCGACTGTGCGCGTACTTCTAGGTAAACACCTCATTACCCTTCTCTATATAGTACCCCTAGTGCCAACGATATAGTCTTTATATACTAGCTTACACTATTGTGAATTTGTGCGGGTTGTAAGTTTGGAAGAACCGTTGAAGAGTTGATCAACGCTAAGGTCAAtaacaacataaatataacGTGAAAAGCGTTGTGATCATAACTACAGTAAAGATTCGATATGAAAGAACGGACAGCATAAATAAAACGTGAAAAGCGTTGTGATCATAACTACAGTAAAGATTCGATATGAAAGAACgagcaacataaataaaacgtGAAAAGCGTTGTGATCATAACTACAGTAAAGATTCGATATGAAGAATatagaagaagaaagaaagaatatatatatcaaatatagtaaAGAATCgaagtgaaaagtgaaaatttgAATGGTTTTAAGTGATGAAAAATATGACTTTTGTTTAACAGAGTTTTCCCAAATTCTTATTGAATTGTAAcagaattattaatttgacatttatACTTAAATACTCAAGATCATAAAACCGACTAAGTAAATCTGCATGTGAGATCATTTGCTTACACTCAATTTTGTATGGCACGCGCTTCAAcgataaaaaaatttttaattcgGCGGAAATGTGCgcgacatttttaattgaagctCGCCAAAATGTAAATGGCTTTTAATCAGCTGAAATCTCAGTTATATGCTCTGAAAAATTAATTGGCAAGCTCAgagtataatttaattaaatgcgaaAATGGACAGAAGCAACGTAAAATTAGCccaaaataacataaattcttCAAACGCaaatgtttataaacaaaaaaaccatcGACAATTTTTACGACTTTCGTGTGAAAGGCATTTTGTGCATTGCCAAAATAAAGCAGAAATTGCGAAAACAAATATCGAATTCGAATTTTGAACTGGCATTTTCCGGTatacacaaaagcaaaacacaaaaaaaaagcggaTGTGCGCTTTACACTTTGCTACAGTTTTACAGTTGAATCTTTTCGCTCCCTTGTTTGACAACGAATCTCTGGCAATCGTCCCTCGTGCCATCTGCATACGAGTTGATGCTGTAGATACACACAAAGATGCACCAGCTGAATGTGTATTTAGAGTGCAGCGCACTTGTTTGGCGGTGTCTTGTGCTCCCTTTTACATGAAAAGTGTCGCAAATGTTGTACTGAAATGATCCATTTTTATTTGAGGTAGATAGGGGAAAGTAGAAACAGGGTTTACTTCGCTTAGGTAGATGCAGATTTATCATTTTTGTATTAGAAAGTTCAATATCGTAAGAATGAGTTTGCTTTTTAATAGACTTTCGGCTTCTAAGCTAACAAAATATGTCTGCTAGATCCTCATTTGCTTTCCTTTgacttctttctttttgtctaATATCTTTACTATTTCATTCCAAACATAAAGCAACATAAATCTAATCTTCCACATTTCATTCCAGGTGCTGCAGTCAATCAGGCAGCTGCCATATAAGGTGCATAACATATATGATCTATGAAAATGCGCCACACCCACGATCAACAACAGGAGACGAAGACATCATCATAAGATCGCTGGGAGTGACATGTGATGCAAACATGGCTGCCATAAATCCATCAACGCACTGAATAAATCACATGCCGCAGGCGACAATAATTAAGGGCCCATGAGTGCATAATATTTTTTCGGGAAGTGTATTTCCGTTACCCATAAGTAAGCAAGGTGATCATCAGCATTCGATCAAAAGGCgccgcacaaacacacacacacagagagagatagaagcGGCAACTGTTGTTATATCCAtctataaatttgaaacaaaaaaagcagacTAGAAGAGATCACTGATCTGCGAGGGAGTCTAGCGTACGCTCTCGCTCAGCTAAAGTGGATTTCCGgtgaataaaaaacaacaacaacaacagcaagggAGAGCAACAACACATGCAACACAGAAGAGACACaaagttgttgcagttgcagttgcattgaAGTGGATGCGACAACCCCACCGAAgagatacaaacacacacacacacatacaggaACCGGAGACCCGAGTGCCACTTAGGGACAaagttacaaaaataaacatatatcaAGCCAAACATCGAAGTGAACGAgagaaaggaaaggaaaatgcgtggcggcagcaacagttggTGCTGCAACGTTGCCAGCATCATGACACGCtgcctcttgttgttgctgatctTGCAATTCCATGTCCTGACAACGCTCGCAAGACGAACGCCAACCGCCGTCgccacatcatcatcacagGAGATGAGCCGGGATTACGATGGCATTGCGCCGTCGCCGTCATTGCCGAATACCACACAAAGTgtcaacaacattaacaacgCTGATGAGGATGCCATcgatggcgatgatgatgacaagtTGAGTGGTGCCCCAAGTGGTGGCAGCGGCAATGAGAATGCCAAACAGTTTGCGCCCCGCTTCAAGAATCCCAAAAAACTAAGAACACTCTACACCCTACCATCGGGTGCAACGCTATCACTAAATTGTCTGGCACCCGGCAATCCAGAACCAAACATCACCTGGTATCGTCAGCACAGCGCCAACTGGTCACGCACCTATGGCATCTATCGCAAAACTCGCTGGGGCATCACGATGGAAGACCTCGTGCCAGAGGATTCGAGTCAATATACGTGCAAGGTGTGCAATCCGCTGGGCTGCGTCAGTCATGTGATGAACGTGATGGTCAGTGATCGTGTCAACCATAAACCCATTCTCCTCAAAGGTCCCGCCAATCTGACGCTGATGATCAACGAAAGCGGTCAAATGGAGTGCAAATATCTTTCGGATTTGACCAGCAAAAAGGCGTGGATCTTTGTGCCCTGCAACAACACCAACGATTGCAGCATGAATCGCACAGTTATTGCCTCCGATGTGGATATACTGTACTTCAAGAATGTCACGCTGGAGCAGGAAGGTTGGTACACGTGCACTGAGAGCAATAGCCTGGGTCAGGCTACCAATCAGGCGTATTTGCGCGTGGTGCGCAGTCGTGAGGTCAACATGGGTAGTGTGATGCGTAATATGCTGACGGTGGGCATCATTGTCATCGTGATGTTGATTCTGTTTTGCGTGTTCTTCGTGACGTACGCGGTGCGCAAGATGAAGCATGAGAGGTTGCTCAAGCAACGCATCGAAACCGTGCATCAGTGGACGAAGAAAGTCATCATCTATAAGCCATCGAGTGGCGGTGACTCGAGTGGTTCCATGGACACCATGATTATGCCGGTGGTGCGCATTGAAAAGCAACGCACCACAGTGTTGCAGAGTGGAAATGAACCGGTTCCCTTCAATGAATATGAATTCCCCCTCGATTCGAATTGGGAACTATCTCGCGGTCAACTTGTCCTAGGCGCCACACTGGGTGAAGGTGCTTTTGGTCGTGTCGTGATGGCTGAGGTGAATAATGCTATTGTGGCAGTGAAGATGGTCAAAGAGGGACACACGGATGATGATATTGCCAGCTTGGTGCGTGAAATGGAAGTGATGAAGATCATTGGACGGCACATCAACATTATCAATCTGCTCGGCTGCTGCAGTCAAAGTGGACCGCTCTATGTGATTGTGGAATATGCACCGCATGGTAATCTCAAGGATTTCCTCTACAAGAATCGTCCGCTGACCAAGGAACAGCTCGAGGGTTCCCACTCCCCGCCCCTGGCACCACCACAGCACATCATTACCGAGAAGGATCTGATCAAGTTTGCCCATCAAATTGCCCGTGGCATGGACTATTTGGCCTCAAGGCGTTGCATTCATCGTGATTTGGCAGCACGCAATGTTTTGGTTAGCGATGATTATGTGCTGAAGATAGCGGACTTTGGTCTGGCTCGGGATATTCAGAGCACAGATTACTATCGTAAGAATACGAACGGGCGACTGCCCATCAAATGGATGGCGCCCGAATCGCTGCAGGAGAAATTCTACGATTCACAGAGTGATGTCTGGTCCTATGGCATATTGTTGTGGGAGATTATGACGTTTGGGGGCCAACCCTATCCGGCTATTATGTCCGCCGAGGAGCTATACAGCTATCTGATGTCCGGTCAGCGCATGGAGAAGCCAGCGAAGTGCTCGATGAACATTTACATTCTGATGCGACAGTGTTGG
Coding sequences:
- the LOC133837118 gene encoding fibroblast growth factor receptor homolog 1, translating into MRGGSNSWCCNVASIMTRCLLLLLILQFHVLTTLARRTPTAVATSSSQEMSRDYDGIAPSPSLPNTTQSVNNINNADEDAIDGDDDDKLSGAPSGGSGNENAKQFAPRFKNPKKLRTLYTLPSGATLSLNCLAPGNPEPNITWYRQHSANWSRTYGIYRKTRWGITMEDLVPEDSSQYTCKVCNPLGCVSHVMNVMVSDRVNHKPILLKGPANLTLMINESGQMECKYLSDLTSKKAWIFVPCNNTNDCSMNRTVIASDVDILYFKNVTLEQEGWYTCTESNSLGQATNQAYLRVVRSREVNMGSVMRNMLTVGIIVIVMLILFCVFFVTYAVRKMKHERLLKQRIETVHQWTKKVIIYKPSSGGDSSGSMDTMIMPVVRIEKQRTTVLQSGNEPVPFNEYEFPLDSNWELSRGQLVLGATLGEGAFGRVVMAEVNNAIVAVKMVKEGHTDDDIASLVREMEVMKIIGRHINIINLLGCCSQSGPLYVIVEYAPHGNLKDFLYKNRPLTKEQLEGSHSPPLAPPQHIITEKDLIKFAHQIARGMDYLASRRCIHRDLAARNVLVSDDYVLKIADFGLARDIQSTDYYRKNTNGRLPIKWMAPESLQEKFYDSQSDVWSYGILLWEIMTFGGQPYPAIMSAEELYSYLMSGQRMEKPAKCSMNIYILMRQCWHFDASARPPFTEIVEYMDKLLQAKEEYLDVDIANLETPPSTSDEEEEEDGSDLEQSRYHY